The nucleotide sequence AGCTGTTCGAGAGGTAAGTAAGTATTTATAAGAAAGCGAGACGACAAGAGATGAGACGCAAATTATTTGCTTTTGATATTGATGGAACGTTGTTAGATTCAAACAAACAAGCTTTAGATAGCACGAGAGAAGCATTGGAAAAATTACGCAAAGCCGGTCATCTGGTCACGATTGCTACAGGGCGGAGCCGATTTCATGCGCAAGAGATCATTCGCGATCTTGATTTTACGAACTACATTTTATGTAATGGAGCGGCCGGTTTTTTAGACCATGAACAAGTATATAAGAATTTACTAGATCGCGACCAGTTGGATGCGTTCGTTCAAGAAGCGCATCATGAGCAGATCGATACAGCTTTTGTCAGCTTAGACAATATCAAGCGTTCTTCTTCCAATGATGTAACGGTGATGGAAGAAGCGATGCATTCTTTCGGTGCTGTCTTGCCTGAATTAGATCAGTTTTTTGCAGAGGAACAAGAAATATACCAAGCGTTAGCATTTTTCGATCAAACATATGATGGGAAGTTCTCTTCATATGATAAAATTCGATTTGTCCGCTGGCATGAGAACAGTGTAGATGTCGTACCTAAAAATGGTTCTAAAGCAGCGACAATTCTGCACTTAGCAGAACAAGTAGGCATCCCTCATGAAGACATCATCAGCTTTGGCGATGGACAAAACGACCGTGAAATGTTGCGCATGTCAGGAATTGGGATAGCTATGGGGAATGCTGTGCCAGAAGTACAAGCAGAAGCTAAGATGGTCACTGATACAAACGATCAGGATGGAATTTGGAAGGCATTGAAAGAGTTAAGCGTGATTTAAAAGAGGTTGTGAAAAAGCTGTTCTGCATCAAGTAATAAGCCCAGCCAAACAAAAATAGCTCCTCCTATTTTTCGTTTTTCTGGGCTTATTACCGCAGATGCAAGCTTTTGAACACCGTTTAAGGAAGAGGTCGTGACAGAAGTGGTCAGTTTCAAGAAATAAGAAGGGATTTACGAAAATTGCTTCTCAAATTTTTGTAAAATTACGGCTTATTTCTGAAGAAGTAGATGAAACAACGTTTATTCGGGAAATGGGACTGTGACAAGATGTTTGTCATAGTCCCATTTTTTTATTTTATTTTTCAAAACTAAGAAATACCAGGAAAGAGTTCCTTTTGTTTGACCTTTTCTTTCTTATTGAAAACAACTATAATATAGAGTGATGTTAAAAGAGAAGAGGAATTTAGTGTGCGGGTATTGTTTATTGGTGATGTAGTAGGTTCAATGGGACGAGAGATGATTACTGAATATCTTCCTAGATTGAAGAAGAAGTACCGTCCGCAAGTAACGATTGTAAATGGTGAGAATGCCGCTTCTGGACGTGGAATCACAGAAAAAATCTATAAAAAATTTTTGCAAGACGGCGTAGATGTCGTGACGATGGGGAATCATACGTGGGACAACCGCGGAATCTTTGAGTTTGTAAATGAAGCTAAAAAGATGGTTCGTCCGGCAAATTTTCCGGAAGGGACGCCTGGACAAGGGATGGTCTTTGTCAAAGTGAACCAAGTCGAACTGGCAGTGATCAACATGCAGGCTCGTTCTTTTATGGTGGACTTGGATGATCCTTTTCGTAAAATGAATGAGCTGGTAGAAGAAGCCAGAAAACGTACGCCGATCATTTTTGTAGATTTTCATGGAGAAACAACAAGTGAAAAACAAGCAATGGGCTGGTTTTTAGATGGGAAAGTTTCAGCAGTGGTCGGTACACATACACACGTTCAGACAAATGATGCGCGAATTTTGCCAAGAGGAACAGCGTATCTGACAGACGTTGGGATGACAGGTCCCTATGATGGTATTTTGGGTATGCGCAGAGAACCTGTAATCGAAAAGTTTCTGACCGCATTACCAAAACGTTTTGAAGTTGTGGAACAAGGCCGATCGATTTTAAGCGGCTGTATCTTGGAATTGGATGATACGACAGGTCATGCAAAAGAAATCCAGCTGATTCAGATCAACGATGATCGACCGTTCATGGAGTAGAAAGAGAGGCAGTTTTTTGCAGCAGGAGCCGGAAATTCAAAAAGAAGTAAGGAAACTGACAAAACTTTTAAGAGAGAATGAAACGATCATTCGCTACAAAGAACTTGAAGAAAAGATCCAGCAAAACCAGTATTTAGCTGAGTTGAGAGAAAAAATCAAACAAGCGCAAAAAGATGCTGTTCATTTTGCCCACTATGACAAACCAGCAGCAGAACAAGAAGCAATCAAACAAGCGGATCAATTCATGCAAGAATTTGATCAGCATCCGCTTGTTGTAGCTTATAGAAAACAGCTGTTGGAAGCAGATGATCTGCTTCATCATTTAACAACTATGATACAAGAAGAAATCAATGGACAAATAGAGGAGGAAAAACATGCCTCAAAAAACTAAAAATACTCCTATGATGGAACAATATCTAAGCATCAAGGCCCAATACCAAGATGCTTTTTTGTTCTATCGTTTAGGAGACTTTTATGAACTATTTTACGAAGATGCGATCAAAGCGTCACAGCTTTTGGAATTAACGTTGACGAGCAGAAATCGAAATGCAGAAGAACCTATTCCTATGTGCGGTGTACCTCACCATGCAGCACAAGGATATATCGATGCCTTGATTGAAAAAGGCTATAAAGTAGCGATTTGCGAGCAGGTAGAAGATCCAAAGACGACTAAAGGGATGGTCAAGCGCGAAGTGATCCAGCTAGTCACTCCTGGTACAGTCATGGACAGCAAAGGATTGTCGGCAAAAGACAACAATTTTTTAACAGCTGTAGTTAGTCAAGGAAATGAATTTGGCTTTGCTTATGCCGATTTAAGTACGGGAGAATTGAAGACGGCTCGGTTGCATGATGAAGAAGCTGTTTTAAATGAAGCCTCTGCATTGCAGACAAAAGAACTCGTATTAGGCAGTGAGATCACTGATACCCTTCGTGAACAGCTAAGCGGGCGTTTAGGGCTAGTCTTTTCTCAACAAAATGAGATGGAAGAAAACGCGGAATTTAGCTTTTTGACAAGCGAACTAGTCGATCCGCTGAAAAAAGAAGCAACCGGCAAACTATTGACTTATTTATCGGTGACACAAAAGCGGAGTTTAGCTCATATCCAAAAAGCAGTAGAATACCAACCAGATCATTTTTTGAAAATGGATTATTATTCAAAATTCAACCTAGAATTAAGCCAATCTATTCGGACTGGGAAAAAGCACGGCACTCTTCTATGGTTGTTAGATGAAACAAAAACAGCAATGGGTGGCCGTTTACTAAAACAATGGCTAGACCGTCCGCTTATCCAGGCAAAACAAATTAAAGCAAGACAAGAAATGGTCGCTTCTTTGTTAGACAGCTATTTTGAACGTATCGATTTGCAGTCAGCATTAACGAAAGTCTATGATCTGGAACGCCTAGCAGGTCGAGTAGCTTTCGGTAATGTCAATGGGCGAGACTTGATCCAGCTGAAAAATTCTTTAGAACAAGTGCCAATGATCAGAGGGTTGATTGAAGGAATCGATCAAGGTCAATGGCAAAGTCTGCTTTCAGAAATGCAGCCGATGGACCATCTCGTCCAATTGATCGACCAAGCTATCCAAGATGATCCGCCGTTACAAATAACGGAAGGAAACATCATCAAAGATGGATTCAATGAGCAGCTCGATATGTACCGTTCTGCTATGAGAAACGGAAAGAAATGGTTGGCAGAACTTGAAGCAAAAGAGCGTCAAGAAACAGGAATCAAAAACTTAAAAATCGGATTTAACCGCGTTTTCGGTTATTATATAGAAATCACAAAAGCAAATCTTGGAAATGCAGAACTGGAGAAGTATGAACGAAAACAAACTTTAGCAAATGCAGAGCGTTTCATCACACCAGAACTAAAAGAATTGGAGACACAAATCCTCGAAGCAGAAGAAAAATCTGTTGATTTAGAATATCAGTTGTTTTTAGCTGTGAGAGAAGAAGTCAAAAAGGCTATCCAGCCGCTACAAGTACTTGCAAAAGCAATCAGTGCAGTAGATGTGCTACAAAGTTTTGCAACGATCAGCGAACGCTATCAGTATGTTCGGCCAGAACTTGTCAGTGACAAGCATCAGCTTCTGATCAAAGACGGACGACATCCTGTAGTAGAAAAAGTATTAGGACATCAGGAATATATCCCTAACAGCGTAGAAATGGCAGAAGACGAAATGATCTTGCTGATTACAGGACCGAATATGTCTGGTAAAAGTACGTATATGCGACAGTTGGCATTAACTGTTCTGATGGCGCAAATGGGCTGTTTCGTTCCGGCAAAACAAGCAGTTTTACCTATTTTTGATCGGATTTTTACCCGAATTGGTGCAAGTGACGACTTAATTGCTGGACAAAGTACTTTTATGGTAGAGATGATGGAAGCCAATCAAGCCCTGCGTTATGCTACGCCAAACAGTTTGATTTTGTTTGACGAACTAGGGCGAGGAACAGCAACCTATGACGGAATGGCGTTGGCCCAAGCAATCATCGAATATATCCATCGTCATGTACAAGCAAAAACACTCTTTTCTACTCATTATCATGAACTGACGGTACTTGAGAAAGAACTTCCGCAGCTTAAAAATGTCCATGTTGGAGCCGTTGAAAAAGACGGAGAAGTTGTCTTCTTGCATAAAATGATGGATGGACCTGCGGATAAAAGCTACGGCATACATGTGGCAAAGATCGCAGGATTGCCTTCCAATCTACTAGAACGAGCAGCAGATATCCTGCATACGCTAGAAAATGGCGATAACGGACACCATACTGTTCCAGCTGAAGTAGAAGAGAAAACTAAAACAGCCAAACAGGAGCAAATAAAACCACCTGCAGAAAAAGTAAATCAAGACCATATACAAGACCGTGTAAAAGAAGAAAACCAACAGCTTTCTTTATTCAGTGAATTATCCGAAAATGAAACAGAAGTCATTGAATCACTGAAGCAAATAAATTTACTAGAAATGACGCCAATGGATGCACTAAACACATTATATGAATTACAAAAACAACTGTAGGAAGAAGGCGGATATCGATGGCCAAAATCCAAGAATTATCTGAACGTTTAGCTAATCAGATCGCTGCGGGAGAAGTAGTGGAGCGACCAGCTTCCGTTGTGAAAGAATTAGTGGAAAATGCAATTGACGCCGGCAGTACTCAGATTGATATCTTAGTTGAAGAAGCGGGACTGCGGACGATCCAAGTGATTGATAACGGAGAAGGCATTTTGGCAGACGACGTAGAGAATGCCTTCAAGCGGCATGCGACAAGTAAGATCCATAATCGCGACGATCTTTTTCGCATACGAACGCTGGGCTTTCGAGGGGAAGCTTTGCCAAGTATTGCCTCTGTTTCTGAAATGACTCTGGAAACGGCGAATCAGGAAGAAAAACAAGGCACCTATCTGTCGCTGAAAGGCGGAGAAGTTATTGAGCATCGACCAGCACCACTGCGTCAAGGAACGAAGATTACCGTCAGCAATCTGTTTTTCAATACGCCAGCCCGCTTGAAATACGTGAAAACACTGCACACAGAATTAGCGAACATCGGGGACATCGTCAATCGACTGGCATTGAGTCATCCATCGATTGCTTTTCGTTTAGTACATGATGGAAACAAAATGCTGGCAACTGCTGGAAATGGCGATCTGAAACAAACAATTGCGGGAATCTACGGATTATCTACCGCAAAAAAAATGCTGAAAATCGAAGGAAAAGATCTAGATTTTGAGTTATTTGGCTATGTTTCATTGCCTGAGGTGACTCGTGCCAGTAGGAATTACTTATCGACGATCATCAATGGACGTTTTATCAAGAACTTTTCCTTGAATAAAGCAATCGTTGCAGGTTATGGGTCAAAATTAATGGTCGGTCGTTTCCCTATTGCTGTATTGGAAATCAAAATGGACCCGCTTTTAGTAGATGTAAATGTTCATCCGACGAAGCAGGAAGTCCGGCTGTCGAAGGAAAAAGAACTAACAGAGCTAATTAGTAACGCCATTCA is from Enterococcus faecium and encodes:
- a CDS encoding Cof-type HAD-IIB family hydrolase; the protein is MRRKLFAFDIDGTLLDSNKQALDSTREALEKLRKAGHLVTIATGRSRFHAQEIIRDLDFTNYILCNGAAGFLDHEQVYKNLLDRDQLDAFVQEAHHEQIDTAFVSLDNIKRSSSNDVTVMEEAMHSFGAVLPELDQFFAEEQEIYQALAFFDQTYDGKFSSYDKIRFVRWHENSVDVVPKNGSKAATILHLAEQVGIPHEDIISFGDGQNDREMLRMSGIGIAMGNAVPEVQAEAKMVTDTNDQDGIWKALKELSVI
- a CDS encoding TIGR00282 family metallophosphoesterase, giving the protein MRVLFIGDVVGSMGREMITEYLPRLKKKYRPQVTIVNGENAASGRGITEKIYKKFLQDGVDVVTMGNHTWDNRGIFEFVNEAKKMVRPANFPEGTPGQGMVFVKVNQVELAVINMQARSFMVDLDDPFRKMNELVEEARKRTPIIFVDFHGETTSEKQAMGWFLDGKVSAVVGTHTHVQTNDARILPRGTAYLTDVGMTGPYDGILGMRREPVIEKFLTALPKRFEVVEQGRSILSGCILELDDTTGHAKEIQLIQINDDRPFME
- a CDS encoding YlbF family regulator, giving the protein MIDRSWSRKRGSFLQQEPEIQKEVRKLTKLLRENETIIRYKELEEKIQQNQYLAELREKIKQAQKDAVHFAHYDKPAAEQEAIKQADQFMQEFDQHPLVVAYRKQLLEADDLLHHLTTMIQEEINGQIEEEKHASKN
- the mutS gene encoding DNA mismatch repair protein MutS, producing MPQKTKNTPMMEQYLSIKAQYQDAFLFYRLGDFYELFYEDAIKASQLLELTLTSRNRNAEEPIPMCGVPHHAAQGYIDALIEKGYKVAICEQVEDPKTTKGMVKREVIQLVTPGTVMDSKGLSAKDNNFLTAVVSQGNEFGFAYADLSTGELKTARLHDEEAVLNEASALQTKELVLGSEITDTLREQLSGRLGLVFSQQNEMEENAEFSFLTSELVDPLKKEATGKLLTYLSVTQKRSLAHIQKAVEYQPDHFLKMDYYSKFNLELSQSIRTGKKHGTLLWLLDETKTAMGGRLLKQWLDRPLIQAKQIKARQEMVASLLDSYFERIDLQSALTKVYDLERLAGRVAFGNVNGRDLIQLKNSLEQVPMIRGLIEGIDQGQWQSLLSEMQPMDHLVQLIDQAIQDDPPLQITEGNIIKDGFNEQLDMYRSAMRNGKKWLAELEAKERQETGIKNLKIGFNRVFGYYIEITKANLGNAELEKYERKQTLANAERFITPELKELETQILEAEEKSVDLEYQLFLAVREEVKKAIQPLQVLAKAISAVDVLQSFATISERYQYVRPELVSDKHQLLIKDGRHPVVEKVLGHQEYIPNSVEMAEDEMILLITGPNMSGKSTYMRQLALTVLMAQMGCFVPAKQAVLPIFDRIFTRIGASDDLIAGQSTFMVEMMEANQALRYATPNSLILFDELGRGTATYDGMALAQAIIEYIHRHVQAKTLFSTHYHELTVLEKELPQLKNVHVGAVEKDGEVVFLHKMMDGPADKSYGIHVAKIAGLPSNLLERAADILHTLENGDNGHHTVPAEVEEKTKTAKQEQIKPPAEKVNQDHIQDRVKEENQQLSLFSELSENETEVIESLKQINLLEMTPMDALNTLYELQKQL